DNA from Limosilactobacillus panis:
AAGCGAATGTAAATGCTTTCGAATTTGTTGTAGTACGTTATATATTATAGTAAATATATAATTGTAGTAAATAAATAACTTACTACAATATATAACTTACTACAGTTATTTATTTACTACATCTGTAAACGTTGATTTAACAACATTCTGTTTTCGAAAAAGCTAATTAACTTACTACAATATATAACTGTGGTAAATATATAATTTAATACAACTAATTATCTGACGAGTGAAAATTTTTGTCATATTCCAAAATATTGTCCATGTGGCCCTAACCTCTCATAAATAACTGTAGTAGATATATACAATATATATATATAACTGTGGTAAATATATAATTTACTACAACTAATTATTAAACAAGAGTAAGCCGTTATTATAGTGATAATTGCCATAATCAGTTAATTGTAGTAAACTAATTGTGAATTTGAACAGGGGACTTCAAAGGAGTGATGATAATGCCAGCAATTCTTTACGGCAATATGAAGGGTGGAGTCGGCAAGACAACCAACAGCGTTATGACGGCTTACCAACTTGCCAAACTGGGCTACAAGACGCTCGTATGCGACCTGGACCCCCAGGCCAATGCTACCCAACTGCTGCGGCGGACCTATGGCTTACAACATGGATCCAATTTACAGATCGACAAAACCATGATGGTCGCGCTGATGGACGAGAACATCAAGCCCGCTATCGTCAACATCATGGACAATCTTTACCTGTTACCATCCTCCGAGGATTTTAAGAACTACCCAGATTTCCTTGAAATGAAGTTCATGCTGGATAATGAAAAAATCCAGGCGGGTGATAGCAATATGCTGCAAAGCGAGATGAGCAAGGTTAAGGAACAACGAATCGCCTACTTCGCCCAGCAACTCGCCAAAGTGCGTGATGAGTACGACTTCATCATTATCGACGTACCACCGACGCTTTCCATCTTTACTGACTCCGCTATTTACGCGACTGACTTTGTTATCATCGTCCTCCAGACGCAACAACGGTCACTGGATGGTGCCGAGATTTTCTTTGAGTACCTCCAGCAGATGTACAACGACTACGCAAACGTCGACTTTGATATTCTTGGTGTCCTAGCCGTTCTGCTGAAGAACAACGCAGGCCTTGATAGTCAAATCTTGAAAGACGCGGAAACAGACTTCGGTAAGGATATGCTCTTTGACCAGATCATTCGACACATGGAGCGACTCAAGCGTTATGACCGAACTGGGATCGCCGAGAAGGGCTTGACCAAGTACGACATGCACGATACTCGGCTGCATTATATTTACAACACGCTGACGAAGGAAATCGTCTCACGCTTAAAGGACAAAGGGGT
Protein-coding regions in this window:
- a CDS encoding ParA family protein, translating into MPAILYGNMKGGVGKTTNSVMTAYQLAKLGYKTLVCDLDPQANATQLLRRTYGLQHGSNLQIDKTMMVALMDENIKPAIVNIMDNLYLLPSSEDFKNYPDFLEMKFMLDNEKIQAGDSNMLQSEMSKVKEQRIAYFAQQLAKVRDEYDFIIIDVPPTLSIFTDSAIYATDFVIIVLQTQQRSLDGAEIFFEYLQQMYNDYANVDFDILGVLAVLLKNNAGLDSQILKDAETDFGKDMLFDQIIRHMERLKRYDRTGIAEKGLTKYDMHDTRLHYIYNTLTKEIVSRLKDKGVELK